A section of the Carya illinoinensis cultivar Pawnee chromosome 12, C.illinoinensisPawnee_v1, whole genome shotgun sequence genome encodes:
- the LOC122290306 gene encoding germin-like protein subfamily T member 1, which produces MKIPSSSHVHMLLYLVVLLLLPLLSVSTDPDPLQDFCVADQSASSISVNGFPCKPASNVTSDDFFFDGLSKVGDTSNIFGSNVTGGNVLTFPALNTLGISMNRVDFAPGGVNPPHSHPRATESGVVIEGQVLVGFVTTGNVYHSKVLTAGQMFVIPRGLVHFQKNVGVGKALVIAAFNSQLPGAVVLPFTLFASTPSIPDDVLTRAFQVEEKVVESIKSKFSSRAKTTHYR; this is translated from the coding sequence ATGAAGATTCCATCAAGTTCACACGTCCACATGCTGTTATACCTCGTCGTGTTGTTGCTTCTCCCCTTGCTTTCCGTCTCAACCGACCCCGATCCATTACAGGATTTCTGTGTGGCGGATCAAAGTGCCAGCTCTATATCAGTTAATGGCTTCCCTTGCAAACCTGCCTCAAACGTAACTTCAGATGATTTCTTCTTTGATGGTTTGAGCAAAGTGGGTGACACATCAAACATCTTTGGCTCAAACGTCACTGGAGGTAATGTCCTTACTTTTCCTGCACTCAACACGCTTGGGATTTCAATGAACAGAGTGGACTTTGCTCCGGGAGGAGTTAATCCACCCCACTCTCACCCTCGTGCAACCGAGAGCGGCGTGGTCATCGAAGGGCAGGTACTTGTGGGGTTTGTGACAACTGGTAATGTGTATCATTCTAAAGTCTTGACTGCTGGGCAGATGTTTGTCATTCCTAGAGGACTTGTACACTTCCAAAAGAATGTTGGAGTAGGGAAGGCCCTTGTCATCGCGGCTTTCAACAGTCAGTTACCAGGGGCTGTGGTCCTTCCCTTTACTCTCTTTGCTTCAACACCCTCGATTCCAGATGATGTCCTAACTAGGGCCTTCCAAGTAGAAGAAAAGGTTGTCGAATCAATAAAGTCGAAGTTCAGTTCTCGAGCTAAGACCACCCACTACAGATAA